The following coding sequences are from one Musa acuminata AAA Group cultivar baxijiao chromosome BXJ1-6, Cavendish_Baxijiao_AAA, whole genome shotgun sequence window:
- the LOC103989469 gene encoding uncharacterized protein LOC103989469, producing the protein MKTALLLFSLLLAAAVAARELDDKRGKSAKAGVAAAAYIPGFGADPGGFFGPGGGFNMPGFGGGWGAGYGGYGRDGVAVPSVVCSDWGPCYNKKLTCPAKCFTSYSRYGRGYGGGGGGGGCTIDCKKYCVAYC; encoded by the coding sequence ATGAAAACCGCTCTCCTCCTTTTCTCCCTACTGCTCGCAGCCGCCGTCGCGGCCCGCGAGCTCGACGATAAGAGGGGCAAGTCCGCAAAGGCCGGAGTGGCCGCCGCCGCCTACATCCCGGGCTTCGGGGCCGACCCCGGGGGGTTCTTCGGACCGGGAGGCGGGTTCAACATGCCCGGATTCGGCGGCGGGTGGGGCGCGGGCTACGGCGGGTACGGCCGCGACGGAGTGGCCGTGCCGTCGGTCGTGTGCTCCGACTGGGGGCCGTGCTACAATAAGAAGCTGACGTGTCCCGCCAAATGTTTCACATCCTACAGCCGCTACGGCAGGGGctacggcggtggcggcggcggcggaggttgCACCATCGACTGCAAGAAGTACTGCGTCGCCTACTGCTGA
- the LOC135677063 gene encoding probable xyloglucan glycosyltransferase 9 — translation MAPSFHWWGKDDYRGTSVIVKMENPNWSISEMSSPDGDGNEYGVDGGGGQELAGVGARKGGRGKNAKQFTWVLLLKAHRAAGCLTSLASAAVGLASAVRRRVAAGRTDSDAASSPPGESPVLRTRFYSCIKLFLWLSVLLLGFEVAAYLQGWHLGTIELQRLLVMPASFGAWGLFETLYAEWVQLRSEYIAPILQFLANTCVILFLIQSADRLILCLGCFWIRFKKIQPVPMQAVGKDPESGGEDFPMVLVQIPMCNEKEVYQQSIAAVCNLDWPRSNILIQVLDDSDDPTTRTMIEEEVEKWQQNGARIVYRHRVLREGYKAGNLKSAMNCGYVKDYEFVAIFDADFQPSPDFLKRTIPHFNENEELGLVQARWAFVNKGENLLTRLQNINLCFHFEVEQQVNGVYLNFFGFNGTAGVWRIKALEDVGGWLERTTVEDMDIAVRAHLKGWKFIFLNDVECLCELPESYEAYRKQQHRWHSGPMQLFRLCLPDILRSKIGFWKKSNLILLFFLLRKLILPFYSFTLFCIILPMTMFIPEAELPAWVVCYVPATMSFLSILPAPRSFPFIVPYLLFENTMSVTKFSAMISGLFQLGSAYEWVVTKKSGRSSEGDLFSLVKKEPKQQRVASVPDLETVAKVESQLKKESKQKHNRIYRKELALAFLLLTASLRSLLSAQGIHFYFLLFQGISFLLVGLDLIGEQIE, via the exons ATGGCGCCGTCGTTCCACTGGTGGGGAAAGGACGACTACCGTGGGACGTCGGTGATCGTGAAGATGGAGAACCCCAACTGGTCCATCTCAGAGATGTCCTCCCCCGACGGCGACGGCAACGAGTACGGTGTCGATGGCGGCGGTGGGCAGGAGTTAGCGGGAGTGGGGGCGAGGAAGGGCGGCCGCGGGAAGAACGCGAAGCAGTTCACTTGGGTGCTGCTCCTCAAGGCCCACCGTGCCGCCGGGTGTCTCACCTCCCTCGCCTCCGCCGCCGTCGGCCTCGCGTCTGCCGTGCGCCGGCGCGTGGCCGCCGGGCGGACCGACTCCGACGCAGCCTCCTCGCCTCCCGGGGAGAGCCCTGTTCTGCGCACCCGGTTCTATTCTTGCATCAAACTCTTCCTCTGGCTCTCGGTACTTCTGCTGGGGTTCGAGGTTGCCGCCTACTTGCAAGGCTGGCATTTGGGCACCATCGAGCTGCAGCGTCTGTTGGTTATGCCTGCTTCCTTCGGCGCTTGGGGTCTCTTTGAGACGTTGTATGCCGAATGGGTGCAACTGCGGTCGGAGTACATCGCGCCGATTCTCCAGTTCCTGGCCAACACCTGCGTCATCCTCTTCCTCATTCAAAGCGCCGACCGCCTCATCCTCTGCCTCGGCTGCTTCTGGATCCGCTTCAAGAAGATCCAACCCGTGCCAATGCAGGCCGTCGGCAAGGATCCCGAGTCCGGCGGCGAGGACTTCCCGATGGTATTGGTCCAGATTCCCATGTGCAACGAGAAGGAG GTGTACCAGCAATCGATTGCCGCAGTGTGTAATTTGGATTGGCCGAGATCCAACATTCTAATTCAGGTATTGGATGATTCTGATGACCCGACGACACGAACAATGatcgaggaggaggtggagaagtgGCAGCAGAATGGCGCCCGCATTGTGTACCGCCACCGGGTTCTCCGAGAAGGTTACAAGGCTGGAAATCTCAAGTCGGCCATGAATTGTGGCTACGTGAAGGATTACGAGTTCGTCGCCATCTTCGATGCTGATTTCCAGCCGTCTCCGGACTTCTTGAAGCGGACCATTCCTCACTTCAAC GAGAACGAGGAGCTGGGGCTGGTGCAGGCGAGATGGGCTTTCGTGAACAAAGGCGAGAACTTGCTGACCCGGCTGCAGAACATCAACTTGTGCTTCCACTTCGAGGTGGAACAGCAGGTGAACGGAGTGTACCTCAACTTCTTCGGCTTTAATGGGACGGCTGGAGTTTGGAGAATCAAGGCACTTGAGGATGTCGGAGGGTGGCTGGAGAGAACCACGGTGGAGGATATGGACATTGCAGTCCGAGCTCACCTGAAGGGATGGAAGTTCATTTTCCTCAATGATGTGGAG TGCCTGTGTGAATTGCCCGAGTCGTATGAAGCTTACAGGAAGCAGCAACATCGGTGGCATTCTGGCCCAATGCAGTTATTTAGACTCTGCTTGCCCGACATTTTACGATCCAAG ATTGGGTTTTGGAAGAAATCGAACTTGATACTTCTGTTCTTCCTTCTCCGCAAACTAATACTGCCTTTCTACTCTTTCACCTTGTTCTGCATCATCCTCCCCATGACCATGTTCATCCCAGAGGCTGAGCTCCCTGCATGGGTGGTGTGCTATGTTCCCGCGACCATGTCATTCCTCAGCATCCTGCCTGCACCAAGATCTTTCCCATTCATCGTCCCATATCTCCTCTTCGAGAACACCATGTCTGTGACCAAGTTCAGTGCCATGATCTCAGGCCTATTCCAGCTCGGGAGTGCCTATGAATGGGTTGTCACTAAGAAATCAGGCCGATCATCCGAGGGCGATCTCTTTTCTCTAGTCAAGAAGGAGCCTAAGCAGCAAAGAGTGGCCTCAGTGCCCGATCTTGAAACTGTTGCAAAGGTGGAGTCCCAGCTGAAAAAGGAGTCTAAGCAGAAGCATAACAGAATCTACCGGAAGGAGCTTGCACTTGCATTTCTTCTGCTGACTGCTTCACTTCGGAGCTTGCTCTCGGCCCAGGGTATACACTTCTACTTCCTCCTCTTTCAGGGTATCTCATTCCTCTTGGTAGGTCTTGACCTGATCGGCGAGCAGATTGAGTGA
- the LOC103989467 gene encoding homeobox-leucine zipper protein HAT9-like yields MDACKVNMCSTGLSLALNYYGKSTDSSVGNRPRPSSGLELEISSSAAAAIEPSLTLGLPGDGRKDWSVGTQSSPTHSVMSSFPGGHPSKINGENDEAEKIWPRISDEEEDGTARKKLRLTKGQSALLEDKFREHGTLNPKQKQDLAQQLNLRPRQVEVWFQNRRARSKLKKTEVELEFLRKCCERLTEENVRLQKELQELKSQKSSAPRYTQLHEAAPAFAMCPSCNKVTGASDGSGSGLLAAASKRHFSNPFAHCAAR; encoded by the exons ATGGATGCCTGTAAGGTTAATATGTGCAGCACTGGCCTTTCTCTTGCACTGAATTATTATGGGAAAAGTACTGATTCCTCAGTCGGTAATCGTCCCCGGCCGAGCTCCGGTCTCGAGTTGGAAATATCTTCTTCCGCTGCTGCGGCTATCGAGCCCTCTCTCACCCTCGGACTCCCCGGAGATGGAAGAAAGGATTGGTCAGTCGGCACGCAATCTTCTCCTACTCATAGTGTGATGTCGTCGTTTCCCGGTGGCCATCCATCGAAGATTAATGGGGAGAACGATGAGGCGGAGAAGATCTGGCCGCGGATCAGTGATGAGGAGGAAGACGGCACTGCAAGGAAGAAGCTGAGGCTGACCAAGGGGCAATCTGCCCTTTTGGAAGACAAGTTCAGGGAGCATGGAACTCTTAATCCG AAACAAAAGCAGGACTTGGCTCAGCAATTGAACCTTCGGCCTCGGCAGGTGGAAGTGTGGTTCCAGAACAGGAGAGCGAG GAGTAAGCTCAAGAAAACGGAGGTGGAGCTCGAGTTCCTCAGGAAGTGCTGCGAGAGGCTGACAGAGGAGAACGTTAGGCTGCAGAAGGAGCTACAGGAGCTCAAGTCGCAAAAATCTTCGGCGCCAAGGTACACGCAGCTCCACGAGGCGGCGCCCGCCTTCGCGATGTGCCCATCTTGCAACAAGGTCACTGGCGCCAGCGACGGCTCCGGAAGCGGGCTTCTCGCGGCGGCCTCAAAGCGTCACTTCTCCAACCCCTTCGCTCACTGCGCAGCACGCTAA
- the LOC135677062 gene encoding endo-1,4-beta-xylanase 1-like, with protein sequence MADSRSELYSEVSNMRLGGGGGGDDENIILNPDFDDGLNNWSGRGCKIALHDSMSDGKILPLNGGKYFASATGRTQSWNGIEQEITGRVERKLAYEVAATVRVLGGSTTTADVRVNLYLQGANGRDQYIGVAKSQASDKDWVQLQGKFLLNGAASRAVIFIEGPPAGTDLLLNSLVVKHAAKMPPPSPPDFQSVVHGVNIIQNSNLVDGSDGLNGWFPLGSCKLTVTSNGAPHVLPPMAKESLGTREPLNGRYILVTSRTQTWMGAAQAIADKLHLHATYQVSAWVRVGPQRSGPQNIGVSLSVDGKWTSGGQVEAKDGRWYEIGGSFRIEKQASRVIVSVQGPASGVDLMVAGLQIFPVDRTKRFKRLKKLTDKVRKRDVVLNISGSGVDAAAGSSVRVTQIKNSFPLGSCITRTNMDNEDFVDFFVNNFNWAVFGNELKWYWTEPQKGSLNYADADELLELCRKNGMEARGHCIFWEVESTVQNWVRSLNKEDLSMAVQNRINGLLTRYKDQFRHYDVNNEMLHGSFYRDRLGEDIRSYMFKTANQLDPSATLFVNDYNVEGAADTRASPEMYMKQILGLQEQAAPVGGIGLQGHVTTPVGPVVSSALDKLSVLGLPIWFTELDAPASNEYVRADDLEVMLREAFAHPSVEGIMLWGFWELFMFRNNSHLVNAEGDLNEAGKRFLMLKQEWLSHASGKADDQGEFKFRGFHGTYSVDIITPNEEKLSQTFTVAEGDSALVVNINP encoded by the exons ATGGCTGATTCCCGCAGTGAACTCTACTCCGAG GTGTCGAACATGAgattgggaggaggaggaggaggagatgatgaGAACATTATACTCAATCCTGACTTCGACGATGGCCTAAACAACTGGTCCGGAAGAGGATGCAAGATCGCGCTCCACGACTCCATGAGCGACGGGAAAATTCTGCCGCTGAACGGTGGGAAGTACTTCGCCTCGGCCACCGGACGCACGCAAAGCTGGAACGGGATTGAGCAGGAAATCACCGGCAGGGTGGAACGGAAGCTCGCTTACGAGGTCGCCGCCACCGTCAGAGTCCTCGGTGGCTCGACTACTACGGCCGATGTGAGGGTGAATCTCTACCTTCAAGGGGCAAATGGCCGCGATCAGTACATCGGCGTTGCCAA ATCGCAAGCGTCAGATAAGGATTGGGTGCAACTGCAAGGCAAGTTTCTATTGAACGGTGCTGCCTCCAGAGCTGTCATATTCATCGAAGGACCACCTGCAGGTACTGATCTTCTTCTCAACAGCTTAGTAGTTAAACATGCGGCGAAGATGCCACCACCATCTCCTCCAGATTTCCAG AGTGTTGTTCATGGAGTAAACATAATCCAGAACAGCAATCTGGTGGATGGTTCCGATGGCCTAAATGGGTGGTTTCCTCTCGGTTCCTGTAAACTGACCGTCACCAGCAATGGCGCGCCTCATGTGCTTCCTCCCATGGCAAAAGAGTCACTCGGAACACGGGAGCCTTTGAATGGTCGATACATACTCGTCACGAGCCGCACGCAGACATGGATGGGTGCAGCTCAGGCCATTGCCGACAAGCTGCATCTGCACGCGACATATCAAGTTTCGGCCTGGGTTCGCGTCGGCCCTCAGCGGAGTGGCCCTCAGAACATCGGTGTCTCCCTCAGCGTCGATGGCAAGTGGACCAGCGGAGGCCAAGTCGAAGCTAAAGATGGGAGATGGTATGAAATCGGAGGATCATTCAGAATCGAGAAGCAGGCATCAAGAGTCATAGTCTCTGTTCAAGGCCCTGCTTCCGGAGTCGATCTAATGGTTGCAGGGCTTCAGATCTTTCCTGTTGACAGGACAAAAAGATTTAAGCGTCTCAAGAAATTAACTGATAAG GTAAGAAAGAGGGACGTGGTTCTGAATATTTCGGGCTCCGGTGTTGATGCTGCGGCTGGATCATCCGTGCGAGTGACACAAATCAAGAACAGCTTCCCTTTGGGATCATGCATCACGCGCACCAACATGGACAACGAGGACTTCGTCGACTTCTTCGTCAACAACTTCAACTGGGCTGTGTTCGGGAACGAGCTCAAGTGGTACTGGACGGAGCCGCAGAAAGGAAGTCTGAACTACGCCGACGCCGACGAGCTGTTGGAGCTGTGCAGGAAGAACGGCATGGAGGCCAGGGGACACTGCATCTTCTGGGAAGTGGAGAGCACGGTGCAGAACTGGGTTCGGTCCCTGAACAAGGAGGACCTCTCCATGGCCGTTCAGAACCGGATCAATGGCCTCCTTACCAGGTACAAAGACCAGTTCCGGCACTATGATGTCAACAACGAGATGCTTCATGGCTCCTTCTACCGAGATCGGCTGGGAGAAGACATCAGATCATACATGTTCAAGACTGCAAACCAATTGGATCCCTCTGCTACGCTGTTCGTGAACGACTACAACGTGGAGGGAGCTGCCGATACCAGAGCGTCCCCGGAGATGTACATGAAGCAAATACTTGGCCTCCAAGAACAAGCTGCTCCAGTCGGAGGAATTGGATTACAGGGACATGTCACCACTCCAGTTGGGCCAGTTGTGTCTTCTGCGCTGGACAAGCTGAGTGTACTCGGGCTTCCGATCTGGTTCACCGAACTGGACGCACCGGCGTCGAACGAGTACGTTCGAGCCGACGACCTGGAGGTGATGCTTCGCGAGGCCTTCGCGCACCCTTCGGTGGAGGGGATCATGCTGTGGGGATTCTGGGAGCTGTTCATGTTCCGCAATAATTCGCACTTGGTGAATGCTGAAGGTGATCTCAATGAAGCTGGGAAGAGGTTCCTGATGCTGAAGCAGGAGTGGCTGTCACATGCCAGCGGGAAAGCGGACGATCAAGGAGAGTTCAAGTTCAGAGGATTTCATGGCACTTACAGTGTTGATATCATAACTCCTAACGAGGAGAAGCTCTCTCAGACATTCACGGTTGCAGAGGGGGATTCCGCTCTAGTCGTCAACataaatccatag